In the genome of Spirochaetia bacterium, one region contains:
- a CDS encoding ABC transporter ATP-binding protein: MLMQIHGMGFGYTSHSPILTDICFDVSEGESIAVLGNNGAGKSTLIKCIDRILKPNLGTAYINGNDTRQMKRMELATNISYVPQQGETDRLTVFDSVLLGRKPYMKGNPSEEDLKLTADAICRMGLQGLELRYLNELSGGELQKVMLARALAQQPKVLLLDEPTSNLDLHNQYEVLANITAIAEEQRFGVVIVIHDLNLALRYCSKFLFLKDRKVFAYGGTEVMTEKIIDEVYGLPVAVETVCGIRTVIPLPQEDTAKKIRITS, translated from the coding sequence GTTTCAGAGGGAGAAAGTATTGCCGTACTCGGCAACAACGGAGCAGGCAAGAGTACGTTAATCAAGTGCATCGATCGGATTCTCAAGCCAAATCTCGGTACCGCATACATCAATGGCAATGATACCCGACAAATGAAACGAATGGAACTTGCAACGAATATTTCTTACGTACCTCAACAGGGTGAAACTGACAGACTTACTGTATTTGATTCCGTCTTGCTCGGAAGGAAACCATACATGAAGGGAAATCCATCTGAAGAAGATCTTAAGCTGACTGCAGATGCCATATGCAGGATGGGATTGCAAGGTCTTGAATTAAGATATCTTAATGAATTGTCTGGTGGTGAATTACAGAAAGTCATGCTTGCAAGGGCCTTGGCGCAACAGCCGAAAGTACTACTCTTGGATGAACCGACAAGCAATCTTGATCTCCATAACCAATATGAAGTGCTTGCCAACATTACGGCCATTGCCGAAGAGCAAAGGTTCGGAGTTGTCATTGTCATACACGATCTGAATTTGGCACTTCGTTATTGCAGCAAGTTTCTGTTTCTCAAGGACAGAAAGGTCTTTGCTTACGGTGGTACCGAAGTAATGACAGAGAAAATAATCGACGAAGTCTATGGTCTGCCTGTCGCAGTTGAGACAGTATGTGGAATCAGGACTGTAATTCCATTACCACAGGAAGATACCGCTAAGAAAATAAGGATAACATCATGA
- the larE gene encoding ATP-dependent sacrificial sulfur transferase LarE, producing the protein MTLEDFFALHDNCAVCFSGGCDSAYLLYEAMKSAKSVCAYYVRSAFQPQVDLEDAKKIADMLHAHLTIVDIDVLSDTKIRENSTLRCYYCKKAIMAAVKKQAEKDGKPVILDGTNASDEVSDRPGMKALEEEGILSPLRLCGLTKKDIRESSKLAGLSTWDKPANACLATRIPCGTELSLCQLQIIETVEDGLRKLGFSDFRVRERGSTARLEVPIQQLSMAIWQRYEILGILQPYFSDIVLDLKGRKGTD; encoded by the coding sequence ATGACATTGGAAGATTTTTTTGCCTTGCATGACAATTGTGCAGTCTGCTTTTCCGGTGGATGCGATTCAGCTTATTTACTATATGAAGCCATGAAATCGGCAAAATCAGTCTGTGCGTACTATGTAAGATCAGCGTTTCAGCCACAAGTTGATCTTGAAGATGCGAAGAAAATTGCCGATATGTTACATGCTCATCTTACAATAGTAGATATTGATGTATTGTCTGATACGAAGATCAGAGAAAACAGCACCTTGCGATGCTACTATTGCAAGAAAGCAATCATGGCTGCAGTAAAAAAACAGGCTGAAAAGGATGGAAAACCTGTAATACTTGACGGCACCAATGCTTCTGATGAAGTTTCAGACCGTCCAGGTATGAAAGCTTTGGAAGAAGAGGGCATCCTGTCACCCTTGCGATTATGTGGTTTGACCAAGAAGGACATAAGGGAATCATCGAAACTGGCTGGTCTTTCAACATGGGACAAACCTGCAAATGCCTGTTTGGCAACAAGGATTCCTTGTGGAACTGAATTGTCATTATGTCAGCTTCAAATAATCGAAACCGTTGAAGATGGTCTCAGGAAACTTGGTTTTTCTGATTTTAGGGTAAGAGAACGAGGCTCAACAGCTAGACTTGAGGTGCCTATACAGCAGCTTTCAATGGCAATTTGGCAACGTTATGAAATACTCGGCATACTGCAGCCTTATTTTTCAGATATTGTACTCGATCTCAAAGGAAGAAAAGGAACAGACTAA